The following are encoded together in the Peromyscus leucopus breed LL Stock chromosome 1, UCI_PerLeu_2.1, whole genome shotgun sequence genome:
- the LOC114689150 gene encoding leukocyte immunoglobulin-like receptor subfamily B member 3 isoform X3, translating into MPGTTVLTGTLPKPVLRAQPELVVSKQTNVTFLCEGTTGAKEYYIYKEGSQYTQFTEIVLKSGNKAQFSITKTDQHHAGRYQCRYRTHHEWSEYSDSLELVVTGAHNKPSLSAQPSPVVTEGGNVTLQCDSWQQCDRFILTKEGPQKLSWILDSQYNSSTGRFQALFSVGSVNSSQRWTFQCYSNNLSVPLVWSEPSDPLELLFSGTVHKPTIKAEPGSVIASRSAVTIWCQGTLDTEICVLHKEGSPEYWGTQTPEKPENKAKFSIPSVTQQHGGQYRCYCYSSAGWSERSDTLEIVVTGIHTYKPSLLALPGPVATLGENMTLQCVSLKAYDKFILSKEDEKFSSSLDSQYIHHNGHYQAMFSIGPVTPVHRGTFRCYGYYTVTPQFWSLPSDPVEIHISGLSKTLSLLSLQGHILDPGKSLTLQCCSDINYDRYALYKVGTINFTQHHHKWTQAGLSLANFTLGSVNSSTGGQYICYGAHNLSSEWSASSDTLDILISGQLPFTPFLSVKPNSTVHPGDNVTLLCWSRERVNTFILYKEEAVHQPQRLKSKFQDQHFQAEFSMSAVTSAISGSYRCYGSQNSSPFLLSYASAPVELTVSGPSMPMTRAGLETYLQALIAACVVFLLFLFILIFLLWQRKQGKCRKDAQKETELQLPAGAVEPVTRNRGPQKRSNPAAATQEEIIYDSVEKMQPEHGVELDRWVRSLSLLAVLRT; encoded by the exons ATGCCTGGGACCACAGTGCTGACTG GGACCCTCCCTAAGCCTGTACTCAGAGCACAACCAGAACTTGTGGTCTCCAAACAGACTAATGTGACCTTCTTGTGTGAGGGTACAACAGGAGCCAAAGAGTACTATATCTACAAAGAAGGAAGTCAATATACACAGTTCACAGAGATTGTCCTAAAGTCTGGGAATAAGGCTCAATTCTCCATCACTAAAACTGACCAGCACCATGCAGGAAGATATCAATGTCGCTATCGGACCCATCATGAATGGTCTGAGTACAGTGACTCCTTGGAGCTTGTGGTGACAG GAGCACACAATAAACCCAGCCtgtcagcccagcccagccctgtggtGACTGAAGGAGGGAATGTCACCCTCCAATGTGACTCATGGCAGCAATGTGACAGGTTCATTCTGACTAAGGAAGGACCACAGAAGCTCTCCTGGATTCTGGACTCACAGTATAATTCCTCAACTGGACGATTCCAGGCTCTATTCTCTGTGGGCTCTGTGAACTCCAGTCAAAGATGGACATTCCAATGCTACAGTAATAACCTAAGCGTACCACTGGTGTGGTCAGAACCTAGTGATCCCCTGGAGCTCCTGTTCTCAG GGACCGTCCACAAACCCACCATCAAGgctgagccaggctctgtgattgcctcTAGAAGTGCAGTGACCATCTGGTGTCAGGGGACCCTGGATACAGAAATATGTGTTCTGCATAAAGAGGGGAGCCCAGAATACTGGGGCACACAGACACCAGAGAAGCCTGAGAACAAGGCCAAGTTCTCCATCCCTTCTGTGACACAGCAACATGGGGGACAATATCGCTGTTACTGTTACAGCTCAGCTGGCTGGTCAGAGCGCAGTGACACCCTGGAGATTGTGGTGACAG gAATCCACACATACAAACCAAGCCTGTTAGCTCTGCCAGGCCCTGTGGCAACCTTAGGCGAAAACATGACTCTCCAATGTGTTTCATTGAAGGCATATGACAAGTTTATTCtctccaaagaagatgagaagttcTCCAGCTCCCTGGATTCACAGTATATACACCATAATGGGCACTACCAAGCCATGTTCTCTATAGGTCCCGTGACCCCAGTACACAGAGGGACATTCAGATGTTATGGTTACTACACGGTTACCCCACAGTTCTGGTCACTACCCAGTGACCCTGTGGAAATACACATCTCAG GGCTGTCTAAGACACTCTCTCTGTTAAGTCTCCAAGGCCATATCCTGGACCCTGGAAAGAGTCTCACACTGCAGTGTTGCTCTGACATCAACTATGACAGATATGCTCTGTACAAGGTGGGCACAATTAACTTCACCCAGCATCATCACAAATggacccaggctggtctctccTTGGCCAACTTCACACTGGGCTCTGTGAACAGTTCTACTGGAGGCCAATACATATGCTATGGTGCACACAACCTCTCCTCTGAGTGGTCAGCCTCCAGTGACACCTTGGACATTCTGATCTCAG GACAGCTTCCCTTCACTCCTTTCCTCTCAGTGAAGCCTAACTCCACAGTACATCCAGGAGATAATGTGACCCTTCTGTGTTGGTCAAGAGAAAGAGTGAACACTTTCATTCTGTACAAGGAGGAGGCAGTTCATCAACCCCAGCGACTAAAATCAAAGTTCCAAGATCAACACTTCCAGGCAGAATTCTCCATGAGTGCTGTGACCTCTGCCATTTCGGGAAGCTACAGGTGCTATGGTTCTCAAAACTCATCACCATTCCTGTTGTCATATGCCAGTGCCCCTGTGGAGCTCACTGTCTCAG GACCCTCAATGCCCATGACAAGAGCTG GACTGGAAACGTACCTGCAGGCTCTGATTGCAGCATGTGTGgtcttcctcctgttcctcttcatcctcatcttcctcctctggcaAAGGAAACAGGGCAAATGCAGGAAAGATG ccCAGAAAGAGACAGAATTGCAACTTCCTGCAGGAGCTGTGGAGCCAGTAACCAGGAACAGAGGCCCCCAGAAGAG ATCCAACCCAGCTGCTGCCACCCAGGAAGAAATCATTT ATGATTCAGTGGAGAAAATGCAGCCTGAGCATGGTGTGGAGCTGGACCGATGGGTGAGATCCCTGTCTCTATTGGCAGTGCTAAGGACTTAG
- the LOC114689150 gene encoding leukocyte immunoglobulin-like receptor subfamily B member 3 isoform X4: MPGTTVLTGTLPKPVLRAQPELVVSKQTNVTFLCEGTTGAKEYYIYKEGSQYTQFTEIVLKSGNKAQFSITKTDQHHAGRYQCRYRTHHEWSEYSDSLELVVTGAHNKPSLSAQPSPVVTEGGNVTLQCDSWQQCDRFILTKEGPQKLSWILDSQYNSSTGRFQALFSVGSVNSSQRWTFQCYSNNLSVPLVWSEPSDPLELLFSGTVHKPTIKAEPGSVIASRSAVTIWCQGTLDTEICVLHKEGSPEYWGTQTPEKPENKAKFSIPSVTQQHGGQYRCYCYSSAGWSERSDTLEIVVTGIHTYKPSLLALPGPVATLGENMTLQCVSLKAYDKFILSKEDEKFSSSLDSQYIHHNGHYQAMFSIGPVTPVHRGTFRCYGYYTVTPQFWSLPSDPVEIHISGLSKTLSLLSLQGHILDPGKSLTLQCCSDINYDRYALYKVGTINFTQHHHKWTQAGLSLANFTLGSVNSSTGGQYICYGAHNLSSEWSASSDTLDILISGQLPFTPFLSVKPNSTVHPGDNVTLLCWSRERVNTFILYKEEAVHQPQRLKSKFQDQHFQAEFSMSAVTSAISGSYRCYGSQNSSPFLLSYASAPVELTVSGLETYLQALIAACVVFLLFLFILIFLLWQRKQGKCRKDAQKETELQLPAGAVEPVTRNRGPQKRSNPAAATQEEIICEIKRVLGREMSEDSALQGWWRGSGVFANWA; the protein is encoded by the exons ATGCCTGGGACCACAGTGCTGACTG GGACCCTCCCTAAGCCTGTACTCAGAGCACAACCAGAACTTGTGGTCTCCAAACAGACTAATGTGACCTTCTTGTGTGAGGGTACAACAGGAGCCAAAGAGTACTATATCTACAAAGAAGGAAGTCAATATACACAGTTCACAGAGATTGTCCTAAAGTCTGGGAATAAGGCTCAATTCTCCATCACTAAAACTGACCAGCACCATGCAGGAAGATATCAATGTCGCTATCGGACCCATCATGAATGGTCTGAGTACAGTGACTCCTTGGAGCTTGTGGTGACAG GAGCACACAATAAACCCAGCCtgtcagcccagcccagccctgtggtGACTGAAGGAGGGAATGTCACCCTCCAATGTGACTCATGGCAGCAATGTGACAGGTTCATTCTGACTAAGGAAGGACCACAGAAGCTCTCCTGGATTCTGGACTCACAGTATAATTCCTCAACTGGACGATTCCAGGCTCTATTCTCTGTGGGCTCTGTGAACTCCAGTCAAAGATGGACATTCCAATGCTACAGTAATAACCTAAGCGTACCACTGGTGTGGTCAGAACCTAGTGATCCCCTGGAGCTCCTGTTCTCAG GGACCGTCCACAAACCCACCATCAAGgctgagccaggctctgtgattgcctcTAGAAGTGCAGTGACCATCTGGTGTCAGGGGACCCTGGATACAGAAATATGTGTTCTGCATAAAGAGGGGAGCCCAGAATACTGGGGCACACAGACACCAGAGAAGCCTGAGAACAAGGCCAAGTTCTCCATCCCTTCTGTGACACAGCAACATGGGGGACAATATCGCTGTTACTGTTACAGCTCAGCTGGCTGGTCAGAGCGCAGTGACACCCTGGAGATTGTGGTGACAG gAATCCACACATACAAACCAAGCCTGTTAGCTCTGCCAGGCCCTGTGGCAACCTTAGGCGAAAACATGACTCTCCAATGTGTTTCATTGAAGGCATATGACAAGTTTATTCtctccaaagaagatgagaagttcTCCAGCTCCCTGGATTCACAGTATATACACCATAATGGGCACTACCAAGCCATGTTCTCTATAGGTCCCGTGACCCCAGTACACAGAGGGACATTCAGATGTTATGGTTACTACACGGTTACCCCACAGTTCTGGTCACTACCCAGTGACCCTGTGGAAATACACATCTCAG GGCTGTCTAAGACACTCTCTCTGTTAAGTCTCCAAGGCCATATCCTGGACCCTGGAAAGAGTCTCACACTGCAGTGTTGCTCTGACATCAACTATGACAGATATGCTCTGTACAAGGTGGGCACAATTAACTTCACCCAGCATCATCACAAATggacccaggctggtctctccTTGGCCAACTTCACACTGGGCTCTGTGAACAGTTCTACTGGAGGCCAATACATATGCTATGGTGCACACAACCTCTCCTCTGAGTGGTCAGCCTCCAGTGACACCTTGGACATTCTGATCTCAG GACAGCTTCCCTTCACTCCTTTCCTCTCAGTGAAGCCTAACTCCACAGTACATCCAGGAGATAATGTGACCCTTCTGTGTTGGTCAAGAGAAAGAGTGAACACTTTCATTCTGTACAAGGAGGAGGCAGTTCATCAACCCCAGCGACTAAAATCAAAGTTCCAAGATCAACACTTCCAGGCAGAATTCTCCATGAGTGCTGTGACCTCTGCCATTTCGGGAAGCTACAGGTGCTATGGTTCTCAAAACTCATCACCATTCCTGTTGTCATATGCCAGTGCCCCTGTGGAGCTCACTGTCTCAG GACTGGAAACGTACCTGCAGGCTCTGATTGCAGCATGTGTGgtcttcctcctgttcctcttcatcctcatcttcctcctctggcaAAGGAAACAGGGCAAATGCAGGAAAGATG ccCAGAAAGAGACAGAATTGCAACTTCCTGCAGGAGCTGTGGAGCCAGTAACCAGGAACAGAGGCCCCCAGAAGAG ATCCAACCCAGCTGCTGCCACCCAGGAAGAAATCATTTGTGAGATAAAGAGGGTCCTGGGGAGGGAAATGTCTGAGGACTCAGCATTGCAGGGGTGGTGGAGAGGCTCTGGGGTCTTTGCTAATTGGGCCTGA
- the LOC114689150 gene encoding leukocyte immunoglobulin-like receptor subfamily B member 3 isoform X1 — MPGTTVLTGTLPKPVLRAQPELVVSKQTNVTFLCEGTTGAKEYYIYKEGSQYTQFTEIVLKSGNKAQFSITKTDQHHAGRYQCRYRTHHEWSEYSDSLELVVTGAHNKPSLSAQPSPVVTEGGNVTLQCDSWQQCDRFILTKEGPQKLSWILDSQYNSSTGRFQALFSVGSVNSSQRWTFQCYSNNLSVPLVWSEPSDPLELLFSGTVHKPTIKAEPGSVIASRSAVTIWCQGTLDTEICVLHKEGSPEYWGTQTPEKPENKAKFSIPSVTQQHGGQYRCYCYSSAGWSERSDTLEIVVTGIHTYKPSLLALPGPVATLGENMTLQCVSLKAYDKFILSKEDEKFSSSLDSQYIHHNGHYQAMFSIGPVTPVHRGTFRCYGYYTVTPQFWSLPSDPVEIHISGLSKTLSLLSLQGHILDPGKSLTLQCCSDINYDRYALYKVGTINFTQHHHKWTQAGLSLANFTLGSVNSSTGGQYICYGAHNLSSEWSASSDTLDILISGQLPFTPFLSVKPNSTVHPGDNVTLLCWSRERVNTFILYKEEAVHQPQRLKSKFQDQHFQAEFSMSAVTSAISGSYRCYGSQNSSPFLLSYASAPVELTVSGPSMPMTRAGLETYLQALIAACVVFLLFLFILIFLLWQRKQGKCRKDAQKETELQLPAGAVEPVTRNRGPQKRSNPAAATQEEIICEIKRVLGREMSEDSALQGWWRGSGVFANWA, encoded by the exons ATGCCTGGGACCACAGTGCTGACTG GGACCCTCCCTAAGCCTGTACTCAGAGCACAACCAGAACTTGTGGTCTCCAAACAGACTAATGTGACCTTCTTGTGTGAGGGTACAACAGGAGCCAAAGAGTACTATATCTACAAAGAAGGAAGTCAATATACACAGTTCACAGAGATTGTCCTAAAGTCTGGGAATAAGGCTCAATTCTCCATCACTAAAACTGACCAGCACCATGCAGGAAGATATCAATGTCGCTATCGGACCCATCATGAATGGTCTGAGTACAGTGACTCCTTGGAGCTTGTGGTGACAG GAGCACACAATAAACCCAGCCtgtcagcccagcccagccctgtggtGACTGAAGGAGGGAATGTCACCCTCCAATGTGACTCATGGCAGCAATGTGACAGGTTCATTCTGACTAAGGAAGGACCACAGAAGCTCTCCTGGATTCTGGACTCACAGTATAATTCCTCAACTGGACGATTCCAGGCTCTATTCTCTGTGGGCTCTGTGAACTCCAGTCAAAGATGGACATTCCAATGCTACAGTAATAACCTAAGCGTACCACTGGTGTGGTCAGAACCTAGTGATCCCCTGGAGCTCCTGTTCTCAG GGACCGTCCACAAACCCACCATCAAGgctgagccaggctctgtgattgcctcTAGAAGTGCAGTGACCATCTGGTGTCAGGGGACCCTGGATACAGAAATATGTGTTCTGCATAAAGAGGGGAGCCCAGAATACTGGGGCACACAGACACCAGAGAAGCCTGAGAACAAGGCCAAGTTCTCCATCCCTTCTGTGACACAGCAACATGGGGGACAATATCGCTGTTACTGTTACAGCTCAGCTGGCTGGTCAGAGCGCAGTGACACCCTGGAGATTGTGGTGACAG gAATCCACACATACAAACCAAGCCTGTTAGCTCTGCCAGGCCCTGTGGCAACCTTAGGCGAAAACATGACTCTCCAATGTGTTTCATTGAAGGCATATGACAAGTTTATTCtctccaaagaagatgagaagttcTCCAGCTCCCTGGATTCACAGTATATACACCATAATGGGCACTACCAAGCCATGTTCTCTATAGGTCCCGTGACCCCAGTACACAGAGGGACATTCAGATGTTATGGTTACTACACGGTTACCCCACAGTTCTGGTCACTACCCAGTGACCCTGTGGAAATACACATCTCAG GGCTGTCTAAGACACTCTCTCTGTTAAGTCTCCAAGGCCATATCCTGGACCCTGGAAAGAGTCTCACACTGCAGTGTTGCTCTGACATCAACTATGACAGATATGCTCTGTACAAGGTGGGCACAATTAACTTCACCCAGCATCATCACAAATggacccaggctggtctctccTTGGCCAACTTCACACTGGGCTCTGTGAACAGTTCTACTGGAGGCCAATACATATGCTATGGTGCACACAACCTCTCCTCTGAGTGGTCAGCCTCCAGTGACACCTTGGACATTCTGATCTCAG GACAGCTTCCCTTCACTCCTTTCCTCTCAGTGAAGCCTAACTCCACAGTACATCCAGGAGATAATGTGACCCTTCTGTGTTGGTCAAGAGAAAGAGTGAACACTTTCATTCTGTACAAGGAGGAGGCAGTTCATCAACCCCAGCGACTAAAATCAAAGTTCCAAGATCAACACTTCCAGGCAGAATTCTCCATGAGTGCTGTGACCTCTGCCATTTCGGGAAGCTACAGGTGCTATGGTTCTCAAAACTCATCACCATTCCTGTTGTCATATGCCAGTGCCCCTGTGGAGCTCACTGTCTCAG GACCCTCAATGCCCATGACAAGAGCTG GACTGGAAACGTACCTGCAGGCTCTGATTGCAGCATGTGTGgtcttcctcctgttcctcttcatcctcatcttcctcctctggcaAAGGAAACAGGGCAAATGCAGGAAAGATG ccCAGAAAGAGACAGAATTGCAACTTCCTGCAGGAGCTGTGGAGCCAGTAACCAGGAACAGAGGCCCCCAGAAGAG ATCCAACCCAGCTGCTGCCACCCAGGAAGAAATCATTTGTGAGATAAAGAGGGTCCTGGGGAGGGAAATGTCTGAGGACTCAGCATTGCAGGGGTGGTGGAGAGGCTCTGGGGTCTTTGCTAATTGGGCCTGA
- the LOC114689150 gene encoding leukocyte immunoglobulin-like receptor subfamily B member 3 isoform X2, producing MPGTTVLTGTLPKPVLRAQPELVVSKQTNVTFLCEGTTGAKEYYIYKEGSQYTQFTEIVLKSGNKAQFSITKTDQHHAGRYQCRYRTHHEWSEYSDSLELVVTGAHNKPSLSAQPSPVVTEGGNVTLQCDSWQQCDRFILTKEGPQKLSWILDSQYNSSTGRFQALFSVGSVNSSQRWTFQCYSNNLSVPLVWSEPSDPLELLFSGNVHKPTIKAEPGSVIASRSAVTIWCQGTLDTEICVLHKEGSPEYWGTQTPEKPENKAKFSIPSVTQQHGGQYRCYCYSSAGWSERSDTLEIVVTGIHTYKPSLLALPGPVATLGENMTLQCVSLKAYDKFILSKEDEKFSSSLDSQYIHHNGHYQAMFSIGPVTPVHRGTFRCYGYYTVTPQFWSLPSDPVEIHISGLSKTLSLLSLQGHILDPGKSLTLQCCSDINYDRYALYKVGTINFTQHHHKWTQAGLSLANFTLGSVNSSTGGQYICYGAHNLSSEWSASSDTLDILISGQLPFTPFLSVKPNSTVHPGDNVTLLCWSRERVNTFILYKEEAVHQPQRLKSKFQDQHFQAEFSMSAVTSAISGSYRCYGSQNSSPFLLSYASAPVELTVSGPSMPMTRAGLETYLQALIAACVVFLLFLFILIFLLWQRKQGKCRKDAQKETELQLPAGAVEPVTRNRGPQKRSNPAAATQEEIICEIKRVLGREMSEDSALQGWWRGSGVFANWA from the exons ATGCCTGGGACCACAGTGCTGACTG GGACCCTCCCTAAGCCTGTACTCAGAGCACAACCAGAACTTGTGGTCTCCAAACAGACTAATGTGACCTTCTTGTGTGAGGGTACAACAGGAGCCAAAGAGTACTATATCTACAAAGAAGGAAGTCAATATACACAGTTCACAGAGATTGTCCTAAAGTCTGGGAATAAGGCTCAATTCTCCATCACTAAAACTGACCAGCACCATGCAGGAAGATATCAATGTCGCTATCGGACCCATCATGAATGGTCTGAGTACAGTGACTCCTTGGAGCTTGTGGTGACAG GAGCACACAATAAACCCAGCCtgtcagcccagcccagccctgtggtGACTGAAGGAGGGAATGTCACCCTCCAATGTGACTCATGGCAGCAATGTGACAGGTTCATTCTGACTAAGGAAGGACCACAGAAGCTCTCCTGGATTCTGGACTCACAGTATAATTCCTCAACTGGACGATTCCAGGCTCTATTCTCTGTGGGCTCTGTGAACTCCAGTCAAAGATGGACATTCCAATGCTACAGTAATAACCTAAGCGTACCACTGGTGTGGTCAGAACCTAGTGATCCCCTGGAGCTCCTGTTCTCAGGTAA CGTCCACAAACCCACCATCAAGgctgagccaggctctgtgattgcctcTAGAAGTGCAGTGACCATCTGGTGTCAGGGGACCCTGGATACAGAAATATGTGTTCTGCATAAAGAGGGGAGCCCAGAATACTGGGGCACACAGACACCAGAGAAGCCTGAGAACAAGGCCAAGTTCTCCATCCCTTCTGTGACACAGCAACATGGGGGACAATATCGCTGTTACTGTTACAGCTCAGCTGGCTGGTCAGAGCGCAGTGACACCCTGGAGATTGTGGTGACAG gAATCCACACATACAAACCAAGCCTGTTAGCTCTGCCAGGCCCTGTGGCAACCTTAGGCGAAAACATGACTCTCCAATGTGTTTCATTGAAGGCATATGACAAGTTTATTCtctccaaagaagatgagaagttcTCCAGCTCCCTGGATTCACAGTATATACACCATAATGGGCACTACCAAGCCATGTTCTCTATAGGTCCCGTGACCCCAGTACACAGAGGGACATTCAGATGTTATGGTTACTACACGGTTACCCCACAGTTCTGGTCACTACCCAGTGACCCTGTGGAAATACACATCTCAG GGCTGTCTAAGACACTCTCTCTGTTAAGTCTCCAAGGCCATATCCTGGACCCTGGAAAGAGTCTCACACTGCAGTGTTGCTCTGACATCAACTATGACAGATATGCTCTGTACAAGGTGGGCACAATTAACTTCACCCAGCATCATCACAAATggacccaggctggtctctccTTGGCCAACTTCACACTGGGCTCTGTGAACAGTTCTACTGGAGGCCAATACATATGCTATGGTGCACACAACCTCTCCTCTGAGTGGTCAGCCTCCAGTGACACCTTGGACATTCTGATCTCAG GACAGCTTCCCTTCACTCCTTTCCTCTCAGTGAAGCCTAACTCCACAGTACATCCAGGAGATAATGTGACCCTTCTGTGTTGGTCAAGAGAAAGAGTGAACACTTTCATTCTGTACAAGGAGGAGGCAGTTCATCAACCCCAGCGACTAAAATCAAAGTTCCAAGATCAACACTTCCAGGCAGAATTCTCCATGAGTGCTGTGACCTCTGCCATTTCGGGAAGCTACAGGTGCTATGGTTCTCAAAACTCATCACCATTCCTGTTGTCATATGCCAGTGCCCCTGTGGAGCTCACTGTCTCAG GACCCTCAATGCCCATGACAAGAGCTG GACTGGAAACGTACCTGCAGGCTCTGATTGCAGCATGTGTGgtcttcctcctgttcctcttcatcctcatcttcctcctctggcaAAGGAAACAGGGCAAATGCAGGAAAGATG ccCAGAAAGAGACAGAATTGCAACTTCCTGCAGGAGCTGTGGAGCCAGTAACCAGGAACAGAGGCCCCCAGAAGAG ATCCAACCCAGCTGCTGCCACCCAGGAAGAAATCATTTGTGAGATAAAGAGGGTCCTGGGGAGGGAAATGTCTGAGGACTCAGCATTGCAGGGGTGGTGGAGAGGCTCTGGGGTCTTTGCTAATTGGGCCTGA
- the LOC114689150 gene encoding leukocyte immunoglobulin-like receptor subfamily B member 3 isoform X5 produces MPGTTVLTGTVHKPTIKAEPGSVIASRSAVTIWCQGTLDTEICVLHKEGSPEYWGTQTPEKPENKAKFSIPSVTQQHGGQYRCYCYSSAGWSERSDTLEIVVTGIHTYKPSLLALPGPVATLGENMTLQCVSLKAYDKFILSKEDEKFSSSLDSQYIHHNGHYQAMFSIGPVTPVHRGTFRCYGYYTVTPQFWSLPSDPVEIHISGLSKTLSLLSLQGHILDPGKSLTLQCCSDINYDRYALYKVGTINFTQHHHKWTQAGLSLANFTLGSVNSSTGGQYICYGAHNLSSEWSASSDTLDILISGQLPFTPFLSVKPNSTVHPGDNVTLLCWSRERVNTFILYKEEAVHQPQRLKSKFQDQHFQAEFSMSAVTSAISGSYRCYGSQNSSPFLLSYASAPVELTVSGPSMPMTRAGLETYLQALIAACVVFLLFLFILIFLLWQRKQGKCRKDAQKETELQLPAGAVEPVTRNRGPQKRSNPAAATQEEIICEIKRVLGREMSEDSALQGWWRGSGVFANWA; encoded by the exons ATGCCTGGGACCACAGTGCTGACTG GGACCGTCCACAAACCCACCATCAAGgctgagccaggctctgtgattgcctcTAGAAGTGCAGTGACCATCTGGTGTCAGGGGACCCTGGATACAGAAATATGTGTTCTGCATAAAGAGGGGAGCCCAGAATACTGGGGCACACAGACACCAGAGAAGCCTGAGAACAAGGCCAAGTTCTCCATCCCTTCTGTGACACAGCAACATGGGGGACAATATCGCTGTTACTGTTACAGCTCAGCTGGCTGGTCAGAGCGCAGTGACACCCTGGAGATTGTGGTGACAG gAATCCACACATACAAACCAAGCCTGTTAGCTCTGCCAGGCCCTGTGGCAACCTTAGGCGAAAACATGACTCTCCAATGTGTTTCATTGAAGGCATATGACAAGTTTATTCtctccaaagaagatgagaagttcTCCAGCTCCCTGGATTCACAGTATATACACCATAATGGGCACTACCAAGCCATGTTCTCTATAGGTCCCGTGACCCCAGTACACAGAGGGACATTCAGATGTTATGGTTACTACACGGTTACCCCACAGTTCTGGTCACTACCCAGTGACCCTGTGGAAATACACATCTCAG GGCTGTCTAAGACACTCTCTCTGTTAAGTCTCCAAGGCCATATCCTGGACCCTGGAAAGAGTCTCACACTGCAGTGTTGCTCTGACATCAACTATGACAGATATGCTCTGTACAAGGTGGGCACAATTAACTTCACCCAGCATCATCACAAATggacccaggctggtctctccTTGGCCAACTTCACACTGGGCTCTGTGAACAGTTCTACTGGAGGCCAATACATATGCTATGGTGCACACAACCTCTCCTCTGAGTGGTCAGCCTCCAGTGACACCTTGGACATTCTGATCTCAG GACAGCTTCCCTTCACTCCTTTCCTCTCAGTGAAGCCTAACTCCACAGTACATCCAGGAGATAATGTGACCCTTCTGTGTTGGTCAAGAGAAAGAGTGAACACTTTCATTCTGTACAAGGAGGAGGCAGTTCATCAACCCCAGCGACTAAAATCAAAGTTCCAAGATCAACACTTCCAGGCAGAATTCTCCATGAGTGCTGTGACCTCTGCCATTTCGGGAAGCTACAGGTGCTATGGTTCTCAAAACTCATCACCATTCCTGTTGTCATATGCCAGTGCCCCTGTGGAGCTCACTGTCTCAG GACCCTCAATGCCCATGACAAGAGCTG GACTGGAAACGTACCTGCAGGCTCTGATTGCAGCATGTGTGgtcttcctcctgttcctcttcatcctcatcttcctcctctggcaAAGGAAACAGGGCAAATGCAGGAAAGATG ccCAGAAAGAGACAGAATTGCAACTTCCTGCAGGAGCTGTGGAGCCAGTAACCAGGAACAGAGGCCCCCAGAAGAG ATCCAACCCAGCTGCTGCCACCCAGGAAGAAATCATTTGTGAGATAAAGAGGGTCCTGGGGAGGGAAATGTCTGAGGACTCAGCATTGCAGGGGTGGTGGAGAGGCTCTGGGGTCTTTGCTAATTGGGCCTGA
- the Rps9 gene encoding 40S ribosomal protein S9, with protein MPVARSWVCRKTYVTPRRPFEKSRLDQELKLIGEYGLRNKREVWRVKFTLAKIRKAARELLTLDEKDPRRLFEGNALLRRLVRIGVLDEGKMKLDYILGLKIEDFLERRLQTQVFKLGLAKSIHHARVLIRQRHIRVRKQVVNIPSFIVRLDSQKHIDFSLRSPYGGGRPGRVKRKNAKKGQGGAGAGDDEEED; from the exons ATGCCGGTTGCCAGAAGTTGGGTGTGTCGCAAAACCTATGTGACCCCACGGAGACCCTTCGAGAAATCGCGTCTCGACCAGGAACTGAAGCTGATCG GAGAGTATGGGCTCCGGAACAAGCGTGAGGTCTGGAGGGTCAAGTTTACCCTGGCTAAGATCCGCAAGGCCGCCCGGGAGCTGCTGACGCTGGACGAAAAGGACCCACGGCGTCTTTTTGAAG GCAATGCTCTGCTGAGGCGACTTGTTCGTATTGGGGTGCTGGATGAGGGCAAGATGAAGCTGGATTACATCCTGGGACTGAAGATTGAGGATTTCTTGGAGAGGCGGCTGCAGACCCAGGTCTTTAAGCTGGGTCTGGCTAAATCTATTCACCATGCCCGAGTACTCATCCGCCAGCGTCATATCAG GGTCCGCAAGCAGGTGGTGAACATTCCATCCTTCATTGTTCGTCTGGACTCTCAGAAGCACATTGATTTCTCCCTCCGTTCTCCTTATGGTGGTGGCCGCCCAGGCCGAGTGAAGAGGAAGAATGCCAAGAAGGGCCagggtggtgctggagctggtgatgatgaagaagaggatTAA